The Macrobrachium rosenbergii isolate ZJJX-2024 chromosome 31, ASM4041242v1, whole genome shotgun sequence sequence gccactaccgagccgtagttaaagattcatgggccgcggctcatacagcattataccgcgaccaccgaaagatagatatattttcggtggccttgattatacgctacacagaaaactcaactgcgctgaagaaacttgggcgcattttttacttgttctgtatgTTTTCGTTATCTTAACTTTTGTTACGTTGATCATGGGGTCTCTAGAGCCTTGTGTTATTTTCGGTGTCTTTTATTCGGCTTTTTGCTTCTTAGCTTCTACGACATATTGATATTCTTAGCAGTCAAAGAATTTCTCAAAACCCTCCAGTAAGTTTTCACGGTATAGGATCAGTATTTATCATACAGAATTAAAAGACGAATCTATTTCAAAATGGAAACCAAGCgtgcttaaaattttgaaaccgTATTGcagcttttaaaatatttcatagtctAGTGGTAAAGAGAATCAAAAGCCTCTGGTAGAGTGGACAATAGCGGACGTTATCTGTTGAAATATCCAAATAAATTGGCTTCCGTGACCGTCTAAATGTCACTGAAGTTACGTCACCAGATCTCTACTCTTTCACTGAAGGCCATCTAAGCTTAACATTCAatataaacaatgataaaaatatcatgGTCTCTTAGcaccagcgctctctctctctctctctctctctctctctctctctctctctctctctctctctctcacacacacacacacacacacacacacacttcaaatcTTGTTCTAGTGCTGAAGTTCTATTCTCTCATGTAATTGTTAATCACAGAATTCATatttataacttgaaaaattattataaaaccatTGCTACTTGCAAGCAAGAACTTTCTATGGAAGTATACTTGAGATATAACAGCAGTTAGGAATGAAAATGGCACCGACCCTTGAATCTTGCCAGCAAAGCTGTTTGCATGTTACCCTGACAACACGAGTTCAGTCTTGGTTGAGAGCGGTAGTTCACTGCTCTCATTTTATTGTCAGCTACATCGTTAATGCATATCACGCGGAGAATTTGTTACAGCATCGACGTGAGAGACTTTCCTGTGGAATTAAATTGTAGAGGCCAGACAGTTGGTAGGCACATAGCACCGACTTCCGACTGCGGTCGGTAAAGTTATGTGCTTGCAACTCTGAAAACACGAGTTCAAATCATGGTTGAGggctgaaattcatttctcccattTAATTCTCACAGCATTTGAATTGAGAAGTCTGTGCCACTTTGTTTTACCCTTGATTATATACTTCCGCAGAAGCTCGGTCTCAGTCAACAAGCTAGCGATGGTAGCATAAGTTACTAAGGTTACACATCTTCGTCACCTTGCCGCCAAGATCGACTCCTTTGATGACGTGGAAACAGTGGAGCGGAAAGACTGTCCAATACTCTCCCAACGTGGTAAATCTACGTAGTGCGTTTCGTGGACTCACTCAAAAATAATTCGTTTTTGAATTAGAATTAGACTAAGCCTATGCCATGTAGTGAGCTAGGGAAAACTAACTAAATACACTTTGAGCTCAAGGTGCCAAATGATTAACACCCACGAAAGGAAGTGCTAATGTGATTGCTGAATGCAACAGGGCCAccattaaagaagaaaatgccaGTTGCCGGTAGGAAACGATTGGTCCCGTGTGACGTCAAATCTTTTGTTGTATTAGATAGTGCCAGGCCGTGTGGAGGTTCTAAAAGGAATGGCGGGTGACACTGTCTTCAACTCGTCGTGTCTTCCCCCCTACTGGAATGTTGCCATTCCAAATATCCCTTTAGGGAAAGTATACACAACTTAAAGCTGTGTTAAAGTGCCATATTGGCCTAGACCTACTTGGTAGAAAATTAGTTTAATGTTTTGTAATTGTCAATAAATTCGTATGTGTAGATATTTTGTCATATAGTAACGTTTTTTACAGCTCTATTTCCCCGAGAGTATTTTATGTTTAGGTATTTACGAAAGATTATGTTTCAGTGCTTTTTGGACAGGTTGGCGCCTTGTTACCTGTATGTATTTCTTGTTAatcatgaaaattctctctctctctctctctctctctctctctctctctctctctctctctctctctcaactctttaCGTCCTTTTGAATTCACAGAGATGAATGGCAGCCACATGTTTGTGATTAGGCTACGGGAACTCCGATGTCCATTCCTTGTTTTCATCTGGCCTCTGGTCCCATTGGGTTTCATGTAGGCTAAGAAAGACGGTTGCATGCCAGAGAGTCCAAGCACACGCAGGTTAATTGTAAATCTGTAGTTTTCAGTATTGTCTTCGTTTACTGTCAAGCTTTGGAATTGTATCCCTGCCTCTGGGCTCTTTGTTCCCATCAAGCACTCTGTTTTAAGAAAAGCATGTCGGTTGCTTTTGGATTATTtctattcattcttcatttcgGCTTATGTACTTTATTGTCCGACCTCAAACATTCAGTACGTTCCGCGCCATTTTGATGGCCGTTTGAAAATAGGAGCGTTACGTATTTACTCCTCTCGACTGAGTTACGTAAACGCTAACCTTGTTGCTCGAGTGAATATAAGAAATGTACTGTAGTGAACACAGCTAAAATGCATTTACAGGATGTTTTCATGTACTAACTAGAGAAAACTCGAGGACTTCGAAAACATAAAACACATGAGATTCAGTACTTAGAAGTGTGTCACGAAGTGCGTCAAGATACCAGTATCACAGAGTTATCGATACGTTTGGGTCAGACTCCTTTAACTAAAATGTCATTGGGACAGTAACCAGCCGTCATAGAAACGATTGGGTTTAACTCAagatcattgctctctctctctctctctctctctctctctctctggttatacattatacattcgtATGGAAGTTACATTACAAGCTTCGTTTGAATACTCGGGATGCGCTTATGTGTagagtatgtattatatatatgtgcgcgcgtgcgcgcgtacacacacacatactatatatatatacacatatacatgctatttacacacatatgtacacatccatatatatatatattgtatgtataaatgtatttataggagagagagagagagagagataaacaactATCAAATAATTAAGTAAGttgttataaataaatgcatgagATCTTGAAAATGGCGGTacgaataaacttaaaaaaaaatagaagactaTTCAACGTGATTTAAACGAACGAGATCGGCAactattttatatagtaatatattggcgatatttcatttacatcatttCAAAGTTGACAAATCGGTAAGTAAGGTGGGTAGAGATCAGTGCCTCCCAGACTTCTGGTCTCTATCCAGTGTCAGTATCTTATCTAAGTCAACTACTTTGTTAAGTGGTGATGAAATTAGGCGTCTCTCCTTTGTCGACATTTTCGGCTGTGTAGTTGTTTGAGACTTAGTCGTAGGTGGCTGTATTATTCAAATAGTCGTAGGTGGCTGTATTATTCAAATAGTCGTAGGTGGCTGTATTGTTCAAATAGCAGTAGGTGGCTGTATTATTCAAATAGTCGTAGGTGGCTGTATTATTCAAATAGCCGTAGGTGGCTATATTATTCAAAGAGTCGTAGCTGGCTGTATTATTCACATAATCGTAGTTGGCTATATTATTCAAATAGTCGTAAGCGGCTATAGTATTCAAATAGTCGTAGGTGGCAATATTATACAGATAGTCGTAGGTGGCTATATTATTCAAATAGTCGTAGGTGGCTATAGTATTCAGAAAGTCGTAGGTGGCTATAGTATTCAAATAGTCGTAAGTGGCTATAGTATTCAGATAGTCGTAGGTGGCTATATTATTCAGATAGTCGTAGGTGGCTATATTATTCAAATAGTCGTAGGTGGCTATAGCATTCAGCTAGTCGTAGGTGGCTATAGCATTCAAATAGTTGTAGGTGGCATTAGTATTCAAATAGTCATAAGTAGCTATATTATTCAAATAGTAGTAGGTGGCTATAGTATTCAGATAGTCGTAAGTGGCTCTATTATACAGATAGTCGTAGGTGGCTATATTATTCAAATAGTCGTAGGTGGCTATAGTATTCAGATAGTCGTTAAGTGATTATATTCAAATGACCGGATGTGCTTTCCTAAAAGCTTTATCTcgaattcttaaattttgtgaTTGCTCGTTAccggagtttctctctctctctctctctctatatatatatatatatatatatatatatatatatatatatatactaatgtatgtgtttgtggttTGGACTTAAGGAAGAGACTATCTCCTCAGGGTATCACTCGGCAACAACCAGCCAGGAACTTCTTACCGAGTTTATTTTTGGGGAAATCAATAATCTCGGTATTGGTTCCCTTGATGGTTGCATTTTCCTACAGAATAAATCATAGAAATTGACCGACGCTCTGTCGGCCTTCCTTTACATAAGAAATAGTGTTAATACAAAAGTTCGTCGATGAAAGTTCCGATTAACGTCACCGTGGTATGCTGAATGGATTCTTCATGTAGCCAGGCTTAAGAGTTTGACCTTAGACTAAACCTCAGGTTTTTTACAGGGATATATTTTAGATGTTTAAGTTCTTAGCTGGCATGCAGTTCAAGAatccgggtaaaaaaaaaagcaacagaaaaaaaagaaaaaaagtcacattaatcttccctagatagtgacccccaagggttttaacccggtatgtatctaccTCTGCggcttgtttagtacaagcccggtTGGGATTAGGCCTACTGTAAAATCGTGAACAAAAGacttaaatatcataaagataatggcccccaagaaaatatcataaagataatggttaaaaatacaaaattcttctctgtgactttattaccggccaccataaatgaattactttttcctgtgactttgttcctagccaaaattgtgacttttttccctgtgacttcaTTACCAGCCACCTAATTTCAAATTCTTAACCCAGACCACACCAACAATCACATGTTTTAGGACCCAGACCACACCAACAATCACATGTTTTAGGATAGTGTAATGAAAACCAATGGCACTGAAGTTATCCCTCTGCTCACTTGTTCGTTAACGGCAATTCCTTGTGAGCGAAGACGGAAGTCGCCTGTAAACATTTTAACTTCTGTTGCTCGTAATGAACACCTAGAAATCTGGCAGTGTTGAAGGCAAGGGAAGACAGCCGACCTAGAAACACATTCGATTAATTTGAGTCCGTATCAGATTACTCTGCCATAGGCTATCAGTTCCCTTTTTATCCAAGTCTTCAGACGATTTTATTTGTACTTAATCAGCTGAAAGCCGCAGAGAGTCACATGGGAAGATATGGAATGATAATGGTTGTGGTGATTTGGTGTCCCACTCAGTAACCTCAAGATAAAGAATAAACCACGTGGCTGAGTGGCCCTTCTTGGCGTTTCAATCAAGTGCAGCTGAACCGCGCAAGAGAAGTTTTGCATTCTGGCGAAGACAAAATGGTTTATGTTCTTTATTAAAGGTTTGTTGTCATGGTGACGTTCAGAAACGTTAGAGAAGATGTCTATTGAATGTATACGGAAGACAGAATCCAGTTAGAAAAAGTCACGGAAAAAAATCACGTTAACTTTTCccagacagtgacccccaagggttttaccCTGTATCTATCCACccttgtggcgtgtttagtaaaagcccgttggggattaccgtcaaaacatgaacaaaagactgtaaatatcataaagataatgaccccccaagaaatattgagaattttcccctgtgacttAATTACCGGCCACCATATATTAATgcgacttttcttttttcctagtcaaaattgtgactttcCTGTGAAAATATTAGCGGCCACCGGGAGGCAAAAATGGAGGCTGACGCGCGAACTTAAACATTGTTAGAAATCAAACAGCCAAATGTTTAGATAAAAAGTGGCACTGATGAAAGATGTGGGAATATGGTTatgttgaaaagaaagaaaaatgttttgtggATCATCATGCCTGTAATTGCTTTACTCCCTCcatttccacatgtaaaatctgaACCCTGTACCTTTTCAGCTGTTTTCAGTGTCCTTAGGTCTTTTAGAACTGAAAAGCCCCGTCATGAGTAGAGGCACGTTATATCATCCTGTCCGGGTTTCTCAACGAAATTGTACACGGGCGCCCGCCaataaatacgatatatatatatataatatatatatatatatatatatatatatatatatatatatatatatatacatacatacatgcaaccatacatacatacatacacacgtgtgtactTTAGATGTTTTGACTCAGGATTCCAAGCTTATTTAAACTTATAGTCCTCGTATGTATTTCGGTACTATTGTTTCATCTCCTCTCTGGGGAGAACCGTTGCCTGTACAAGTGTATGCAAATACATGTTTGTTTTTAGTGAAACGTATCAGCCTTCATATTGTTTTTAGTGAAACATACCAGTCATATACGAATATACAGTAAGTTGGTATGGTTTGGTAGTACAAGTTACCCACTTCTGAAAGTGTTCTACCCGTCACTATAAAAGCATAGATTCCTCATCACTGCCACGGCATGTAACCCGGCGAGGACGCACACAATTCTAACCGCGTGGCAACGTGACGTGATACACATCGAATCAGTACTTTGAACCCGGCGCCACCAGTTGGGAACCGAAGGGGACCATTCTTTCTTTTGATAGGACGAGAGAATCAATCTGTAGTTGGACAATGCGTCGCCTGTGAAGTGATCTGAATGGAAGCTTCTTATCGCTGGTCACCTTAGCGTGGCTCTTTTTCAGAGTGCTGTAGGAAAAATGTTTGAACACCCTTCAAGTAGCCAAATTGTAGACAGAAAAACGTGATAATAAACTCATAAAATCCTGACGTAGAATGATATTGCGAGACGCCGCTAACATCATCGGTATCTTGAGCAGAGATCATTTTGAATGGCTGTAGGGTCGAGACGGACTGGCAATTATCGTGAAGGCCACTTGAGTTGTTCAAGGGTAGATGGCGTTTGATAGATATACTCATGAAAAGATTACTGTTGTTGCGACCGTCAAGTAGGGCTGCGGCGATGCTACGGGATTTTGTGGGCAGATTTTGTAGCTTGCAAATTATTACTAGTGTTTAAGGACTGTGTAATATTATATCAAGGGCTATGCACATTAATAGCCAATCgtaatttaatgcattttaacaaatatttataagaaattaagACGTTATTAAGTAAGGTGAATATATTCTTCTAAACAGCTATTTATTATGTATTGTACTTGCACagaagtgtatgagagagagagagagagagagagaaacagtatgtTGGAAGAGGCGCCGAACAATGTCTCCAAGGTCGCTGAATATCAAATGAGCCGACTAACCGAAAGAAGGGTTGTGGTTTACGTAATGCAAATCTCTCGAGCGTCATTCAGCAGACTTCTGAACATTATAGTACTACGGTATATAAGATGAGGAGTGCAGGGGATGGCTATtgcaaataatgtaataataaataatctagTGATACTGAGAGGAGCACGAAATTTGATGAAGTAATTTACGCAGAAGTAAGCAGACGCATTGAGCTAGTCTGTCTTTTATATAAGGAACTCCGTCGTATGACTATTGTGATTATTACCGTACGAATTGGCATGGGAAATGAAAGAACggcttctttttatatatgtttgtgtgcggaTCAGTCAAGATGAATATTTCTTAGCGAATGGAAACAGTTGAATTATCAGTGATTAATATACACCTTAACCTCCACCACGGTTTCATCTTTTCAGAAGAAAAGATGAGACCAGAGTAATTAATACAATTTACTAACCTCCACCGTCGTGTTTATTGGATCAGGAAACAGCCTGCTTTATTCTGTGAGCTATACAACGGCTTCACATTAAAGTCAGCATTTGAATGATGAAGACAGTAGACAGCATATGCATTACTTATGCGTCAAAATGGGCTTGTAATGGTCCAAGCATTCGTCCGCATTTTGTGGAAACCCGATAAAAGTTGATGCGCAAAAAACTCGGTTTATCAGCCTAAGGCCGATGCAGTGGTCGTAGGCCGTCCCATTGCCATCCCAAGGACAAGTCGCTTGCCTCTTGGTATCCCTGGAACCAGTGAGATAGAACTTGCACTTTGATGAAGACGAAGCTGTCGaaagttttaatgataaataGGGCTATTAAATTTGAGATTAAAAATATAGGAAGACttacaatctgtattttttagGGGGATATGTATACAAAGATATCAAGATGGTAATGTAAAATTGTCGCAGGAGGATCGGTTAAGTTGAAAAGATGCGATATTCTAATAGCTTGAAAAATTAGGAACTTGTTTGGTAAATGTATAAGAAGCCAGGTTTCAAAGCTTGCGACCAATAACGCCAGGCGAATTAGCAGAGCCCCAACAAGGAAAGCAGCCCTGtacagaaagggaaattgagatgtATGAGTGAGTTttgaaagagaaacaacaaaaacaagtaagACAAATAATATAAGGATTGTAGATAACATggtaaaataaagcaaataacaaTGAAGTGGAGACTCCTGTCAGCCTGCGCGACGAATAGGCAATTGAGCTAAATTTGAATCTTTTGAAGTCCCAACGATTCAACTACCGGCCAGAACAAGAataaaatgtacaagaaaaaggGCGTCTGGTATTGAACTTCACGGCAAAGGAAAGACCTAGAACCAGCTGCTTATCCACATATCCGGGAAGTTCTGAATGCAGTgaatcagaattatgaaatatctatATAACATACACAGTGAGCTAATTGTATGACGGTGCCagagattaaaatgaataatatcaaggaaaagaaatttaacgGAGCTAAAAAAGTTTTTGTCCTATCAATTTGAGATGCGAGTCATCTGCTGTAGACCAAAGAAGGGGTCAGTATTCGAAACACGGAAGAATAGACACTtgaaaacatttatcaaaatgcaCGGGTCTCCAGAAACCTTGAATGGCATCctctgtttgttcattttttgtataGGCAACTTGAAGAATAGACCAGAGATGTAtcttaaaagtaattttgcaATCAAGGATGTAACCTAGAACTTTTCTTGAGTTGCATGTAAAGATGTGGGTTAGGGGATCCGATGTCCAAGACCTGCTAACAAttacgtttgtatgtttgtgcgtattgaataacatttaaaattcCCCATCTTTGGAGGCTCCAGAAAGAGCAAGGCGACTGTCGCTGCCATTTGACACGGGGATAAAAATCGCCACTTCCTGGACACTGCAGTCGTAAGAAGTCCCGGTGCTTGGGAATACTAAAGAGCAGATCCTTTGGAAGGAAAACATATCAGCATTATTTTTAAACTCAAGTTGTTGGCGTAGTAACAGACTTCTAATTCGTTACAGaacattatttttaaactgtTGGCGTAGTAACAGATTTCTAATTcgttacagaaaattatttttaaactcaaGTTGTTGGCGCAGTAACAGATTTCTAATTCGTTATAGAACATTATTTTTAAACTCAAGTTGTTCGGCATAATGACatatttctaatacatttcaGAACATTATTTTTAAACTCAAGTTGGCATGATAACAGATTTCTAATTCATTTCAGAGCATTATTTTTAAACTCAAGTTGTTGGCATAACAGATTTCTAATTAATTTCAGAACATTATTTTTAAACTCAAGCTGTTGGCGTAGTAACAGGTTTCTAATTAATTTCAGagcattatttttaaacaagttGTTGGCATAATAACAGATTTCTAATTCATTACAGAACATTATTTTTAAACTCAAGTTGTTGGAATGATAACAGATTTCTAATTCATTTCAGACGTGACGAATAGCGAAAAGGTGACACTCTTTCGTAATGTTTATTTCGTGAATACGCCgcatgcattgagagagagagagagagagagagagagagagagagagagagagagagagagagagcacatttggACAGAAGCCTTACCTTTTTTGTGTGTAATGATGCACCTGCAATTTGAGCCTTAAACTGCGGAAACAGCTTACTCGTAATTTTACGTCCATTATGTTGCAGAGGAGTAAATCAGTTTTAACATTTAGATTAGGATTTTGGGCAGAAGAAGAATGTTACTGACTGGATGCTTGAAGTTCTAAAAACATGTTATGTTTCCACTAAGCGAATAATCGTAAACACCACAAATATACGCATGACTTACGactaaaaaaatacaatcattCATTCTAAACATATACAAGGTATAAGAAATTCATTTGATATCTAAAATAATGCAACGAAAGTGAGGATTCGCTTAAAGGACAGTAGACGTACGTCCAAAGTTTTGCCGTAAGAAAATGGTTCGTGAATCAACTGTGAAGCTTTTGCTGTCTGCAACTGGCACACTGCTTAACGACGATAGCGAAGAAATACTGCAGAAACTCGTGAAAGAGTGTGAATAGTAACAGGAAAAAGTTTGGAATAAATGTAAGCAAGCGTAAGGTTATGAGAGAAAATCAGCAGTGACCGTtaatattattggtaaaaaatgGAAGCGGTTGGTTCTT is a genomic window containing:
- the LOC136855302 gene encoding uncharacterized protein PF3D7_1120600-like; translation: MFTGDFRLRSQGIAVNEQLNAIATYDYLNNIATYDYLNNIATYDYLNTIATYDYLNTIATYDFLNTIATYDYLNNIATYDYLYNIATYDYLNTIAAYDYLNNIANYDYVNNTASYDSLNNIATYGYLNNTATYDYLNNTATYCYLNNTATYDYLNNTATYDYLNNTATYD